TTTTTAGAATCAAAAGATTGCAGGGCAAATCACTTAATATATCCTCCAAATCATGAGGAAATAACCTATCAAGAAACCCCAATTTTCCCTCGTCTCCCACAATCAATAAATCCGCTTTGGTGTCAGTGGCAAACCTTGCCAATTCTACTCCCCATTTACCACAGGTTATTTTTATGCTCACTTTAAGGTCACCTTTATCCAATTTATTTAAAATATTTTCAACGTAAGCCACTTCTTCAGCCACCAGTTTTCTTCTGGTGTTTGAAATTTCTTCCTCTCCCCCCTCTCCAGCTGTAGCCATCTGAAACCCATACATTTTAATCTCATTGACAATAAATACCTGTTTTGCCTGATCATATTTACACCAATCCAGTCCCTTTTCGATAACAAAGGGAGTTTGATCCTGCTGCGTGCCATTGATGACAACCCTTTGAAAAGGTGTGGGTTCTTCCAAAGGGTCCACCAAAATTAAAACTGAGCACTTCGCTTTTCGAATAATTTTCCTGGCAATAGAACCAATATAATATTTGAAAAACCCTTCAGTTTTTAAGGCGCCTGCCACCAAGAAGTCGACATTTTCTTCCGTGCAAGTCTGGATAATTTTGTTGGCAGGATTCCCTTTTTGCCATATAGTTTTGATTTGGCTTTCATTAAGACCGTGTTTGGTAAGCAATTGTTGTAGATTATTTTCTAACTCAGGACTTTTTTCACCTACATGAATGAGAAGCAATTCCGCACTGAAAATATCTTTGATTCGTTTGGCCTCACAAATCAAAGCCTCCAACCTGGGCGAGAAGGCTATGGCTAAAGCAATTTTTTTAAACATGGCATGGTTTATTGTGGACTTGTAAAATACCAAAATTTTTTACTTACAAGTATTATAAAGTCTTTTGTTTTTCAATAGTCTTTGCATCGCTTCCACTTATCCATACTTAAAACCATTTAAAATCCTTGAAACCTGAAAACCTAAAGGCCATTTAAATAACCATGTATTTTTTGTAACATCGCCTCAGCAAATGAGGCCAAATCAGCTAAATGCCTGCTAAAAAACTAAACCTAATATATACTTTATGAATAAAATGTTTCTATCAGTAGTTGCTGGAGTGGGAATGCTTTTTTCCGTTCAATCGACTAGCTTGGCTCAGAGTGATTATCCTACGCTCAGCCAAGTCGCACAAAGACTCCAGGCCATTTCCGGCAGTGGGAGTTCGGCTAAACTCAGTTCACTCACAAAAACAGAAGGCGGAAAAGATATCTGGGTTGTCAAAATCGGTAAAGGAGATTTGGACAACAAGCCTGCCATTGCAGTAGTAGGCGGAGCAGAAGGCTTTCATGTTCTCAGCGTTGAATTGGCGGTTCAATTCGCAGAAAGGTTGGTCAAAGACCATTCTGATGCTTTGGACAATAATACTTTTTATGTTTTTCCCAATATGTCACCTGATGCCTATGAGCAATACCATGCGGCCCTGAAATATGAGCGAAGAGGCAATGCAGCAAAAGTTGATCATGACCGGGATGGAAAAATCAGTGAAGATGGTTATGAAGACCTCAATAAAGACGGTCTGATCACAATGATGCGGGTAGAAAGCCCAATGGGTGATTACAAAACCTATGATAAAGATGAGCGTGTAATGGTCAAGGCCGATGTGGCAAAAGGACAGAAAGGCAGCTACCTCCTTTACCCTGAAAGTAAGGACAACGACAAGGATGGTAATTTTGGCGAGGATTTGGTTGAAGGAATTGCTTTTAACAAGAGTCTTACTTACAAATTCCCAATCTTCACTCCTTTGGCCGGTGACTTTGCTGTTTCTCAAGTTGAAAGCCGCGCAATGCTGGATTACTTATTTGAGCAATGGAATATTTTTGCAATTGTTACTTTCAGCCCTGCAAACAACCTTACTTCTCCATTAAAATATAATGCCGGAGATGCCAAAAAAAGGGTAATTACCTCTATGCTGGAAAAGGATGTAGCTATCAACGGTATGGTTTCGGGTATGTATAATGAATCGGTAAGCCAAAAGGCTTTCAATCAGTCCAATCAAGGTACCGGTGGAGATTTTTTCCAGTGGGCTTATTTTCATTTTGGAAGATTGAGTTTCAGCACGCCCGGATGGTGGATCCCTGAAGTGAAGGGAGAAGATGGCAAATCAGAAAGCAATGCAGAAGCAAACTTTCTCGCTTATGCCGCCCAAGAGGGAATAAACAATGCATTTGTTCCATGGACAACAGTCAACCATCCTGACTTTCCAAACCAAAAAGTGGAAGTGGGTGGAATAAGACCTTTTGTCATGTACAATCCTCCATTTGATAAAGTAAATGAAATCGCCCAAGAACATACTGATTTCATTTTGAAGTTAGCCGCAATAAGCCCAAAACTGGAGTTTCACAATGTAAATACAGAAAAACTCGGCAATGGGCTTACCAGAATCACTGCTGACCTATTCAATAATTCAGCTTTACCTACCCATTCCGAAATGGGTGAAAAATCGCGTTGGTTGAGAAAAATCAGGGTGGACATCAACAGGGATGCCAAAGACCTGATTTCAGGTGACAAGATCAAATTGATCAACAATTTGGGTGCCTATGAAAAAACCACCCTTACCTGGATTGTGAAAGGTTCAGGTGCTGTGGACATCAAAGCAGGTGCAGCCCATACTGGTATCGCAACTCTCAATGTGAAACTCTAAACCGACACAACAATGAAAATCAAAAACTGGATATATACAGCTGCCTTAGGAGTCGCAATCAGCTTCCTAGGCATACAGGAGACAGAAGCCCAAGTCGCACAAGAAAGATATTTCCGTGCCATAGGTACTCCACACAACCCAAAGGTTCAGGTTTCCTGGAACAGGTACCACACCAATCTGGCCTTGGAGGAAATCATGAAGGACATGGCCAAAAAACACCCAAACTTGGTCAAACTGCAAAGTATAGGCAAATCATTTCAGGGAAATGATATTTGGGTACTTACCATCACTGACTTCAACGTTGGAAAAGAAAATGAAAAGCCCGCTATGTGGATAGATGGCAATATTCACTCCAATGAAATTCAGGGAACTGAATTTACTTTATACGCAGCTTGGTATCTTTCTGAGATGTATGGCGAACTGGAATTCATTACAGAATTATTGAAAGACAAAACCTTCTACATCGCTCCTACCATCAATCCTGATGCCCATGATTATTTTATCAAGGAAGCAAACAACCTAAACTCCCCAAGATCCGGAATGATGATTTTAGATAATGATGGAGATGGAATCGCGGGCGAAGATCCTTTTGACGATCTTAATGGAGATGGCCACATCACTTTTATGATCAGAAAATCACCTACAGGAAGATATGTAAAGGATCAGATGGATCCCAGAAAGCTTATCCCTGTGGCAGCCGATCAAAAAGGCGAATATGAAATGTTAGGTTATGAAGGTATCGATAGAGACGGTGATGGCGTAGTTAATGATGATGGTATAGGATATTATGACCCTAATCGAGATTGGGGATGGAACTGGCAGCCGGATTATGTGCAAAGAGGTGCATTGAGATATCCTTTCTCCGTACCTGAAAACAGGGCGGTGGTAGAGTTTGTATTGAATCATCCCAATATTGCCGGCGCTCAGAGTTACCATAATTATGGTGGCATGATTCTGAGAGGCCCGGGTGCTGAGGAAGATTTGGGAACTTACAACCAAACTGATATCCGTATCTATGATGCTATTGCCAAAAAAGGTGAAGAGTTTATGCCTGGATATAAATATTTAGTGGTTTATAAAGACCTCTATTCCGTATTCGGTGGACAATTGGATTGGTTCTATGGAGGAAGGGGTATTTTCACCTATTCCAATGAACTGATGACTTCCTATCTGTATTTTCATCAGAATGCAGGAAGAGGAAACCAAGATGAGCAAATGAAGGTGGATCAATACCTGACTTTCGGTGATGCCTTTGTGAATTGGGAAGAATATGACCATCCACAATACGGCAAGATTGAAGTCGGTGGTTTTAAGAAAAACTTTGGAAGACTTCATCCCGGATTCCTGATGGAACAGGATGCCCACAGAAATTCTGCATTTACTATTTTGCATGCTTATCACACTCCAAAATTGAGCGTGTCAGAAGTAAATGAAAAAGATTTGGGTGGTGGTTTAAAAGAAATCACTGCTACTATCTACAATGAAAGATTGATCCCAACCCATTCCAGTCAGGATTTGAAATACAAAATCGAAAGACCTGATTATGTCAGTATTTCGGGGGCAAAAGTTCTGGCAGGATTTGTAGTAGAAAATGAAGATTTCAACAAACTCTCAGAGCAAAAAGTCAATCCTGAAAAAATCTCCGTGGCCAATATCCCTGGAATGGGAGCGGTCAAAGTGAGATGGGTTGTGACCGGAGGCAACAATTACAGTATCAATGTGGATTCTGCCAAAGGCGGAAAGGCTTCATGGAAGAAATGATTTAAAGAAAATAGACGATAATAAAAAAGGAGGGCAATTGTCCTCCTTTTTTTTTCCAAACTTTGGATTATTGAAAATGGCTAATTTTAATAACCACAAAAGTTACAAAAGGTCACAAAGGAATGGTGATTAGATCTCAGTATTTAAAACTTTTGTTTTCTTTTGTCACTTTTGTGGTTCATTAAAAAAAATTCTTCCTATTTTTTTTAACCCTAGTTTTTCAGGTCATGGATTTAGGATTGCATTGAATATAAATATGTAAAACCCAAAACTGAATTTGATTTTACTTCTCTCCTGACTTCCGCAGGTAATTCACGGTAATTTTTTAAGTTATTGATTTTCAATGTTTAAGAATTTTTATATTTTGGTTTTGGGTGTCCCAGAGCATGATTTTATTAAATTAGTCCATGTTTGTTCGCAAAAAGCCAAATAAAAGTGGACTTGTCAGTGTACAGGTAATAGATAAAAGCCAAGGGAAATATAAGGTTCTAAAGACCATTGGCTCAAGTAAAGATACCTTAGAAATTGAGCGTCTGGTTGCCGAAGGTAAAAGTTATGCTCAAAAACAAATGGGGCTTCAGGAGATCGACTTTACCGATCACAGGAGGATATTTACTGATGTGCTGTCTTCAATCAGTTCACATAAGCTTGTGGGCATACAGTATGTTTTGGGGAAGATATTTGATGATATTGGTTTTACTCAGATCAATGAGGAGCTTTTCAAAGATCTTGTGTTATACCGTCTGGTTTACCCTAAAAGCAAGCTTAAAACAACAGAATATCTTTACCGTTACGAACAGAAGTCTTACTCCGAAGACGACATTTACCGCTTTATGGATAGGCTGCATTCCAGGTATAAGGATCTGGTCCAAAAGATCAGCTTTGAACATACCCTGCAAGTTTTGGACGGTGGCATCCACGCGGTTTTTTATGATGTTACAACCATCTACTTTGAAATAGAAAAAGAGGATGATATCAGAAAGCCCGGGTTTTCAAAAGACGGGAAGCACAAACATCCCCAGATTGTACTGGGTTTGCTGGTGAGCAAAGACGCATATCCATTGGCTTATGATATTTTTGAGGGAAACAAATACGAGGGGGATACATTCCTTCCCATTCTGGAGGGCTTCCGCATGAAATACAATTTTGAAAAGCTCACAGTTGTTGCAGATGCAGGCCTTCTTTCAAACAAAAATGTGCAGGAACTTGTCGAAAAAGGCTACGAGTTTATTTTGGGAGCAAGGATTAAAAATGAAAAAGAATCTGTCAAAAAAGAAATCCTGGGGCTTGACTTCGAAAAAGACCAGAGCAGGGCAATTAAGAAAGAAGGTATGACCTTGGTCGTTACCTATTCGCAAGACCGGGCAAAAAAGGATCGGTACAATAGGGAAAGAGGTGTCAAAAGGCTAGAAATGCAGTTGAAATCGGGGAAACTTACCAAGTCGAGTATCAATAACAAAGGCTACAACAAGTTTCTTAGAATGGAAGGTGAAGTGGCGTTGGCACTTGACCAGGAAAAAGTGGATATGGACGCAAAATGGGATGGGCTCAAGGGATACTTGACCAACTCAACTATGACCAAAGAGGAAGTTCTGGAAAACTACCGCCACCTTTGGCAGATAGAGAAAGCATTCCGGGTTGCAAAAAACGAATTGAAAATAAGGCCTGTTTTCCACCATAAAAGGGAAAGAATAGAGGCCCATATATGCCTGAATTTTACGGCATACAAAGTGTACAAAGAACTTGACAGGATACTCAAATCCAAAAAGGCCGGATTAAGCCCCGAAAAGGCAATCGAGATCATACAGAACATCCATGAAATAGGTTTGGTCACCCCAAACAAGGAAGTCATCAAGAAAACAATAATCCTTACCGAAGAACAGAAATCAGTACAAGAAATATTCGGATTTTAATCAGGGTGTCCCAGTGCGGAAGTCAGGAAAATGGCTAATTTTAATAACCACAAAAGTTACAAAAGGTCACAAAGGAATGGTGATTAGATCTCAGTATTTAAAACTTTTGTTTTCTTTTGTCACTTTTGTGGTTCATTAAAAAAAATTCTTCCTATTTTTTTTAACCCTAGTTTTTCAGGTCATGGATTTAGGATTGCATTGAATATAAATATGTAAAACCCAAAACTGAATTTGATTTTACTTCTCTGTTAAAGGCATCTCGATTTCCTCTCCCCAAACATATTTGCCAAACCATTGCCAATTGTGCCATGTAGCAGCAAGTCTTTCTTTAGGTTTTGTAATCCCATGACCAAAACCTTTATAAACAATCAACTCAGCTGGAACACCTTGATCCCTCAGGCCCTGCAACAATTCATAGGCATTTGGAATTGGAACCCTTTTATCGAATTCTCCATGTTGGATGAGAGTCGGCGTAACCGCTTTTTTGATGGTAGTCATGGGTGAAGTCTTTTTATAAATCTCCTCATTATCCCATGGATTGGCTTTAAGATATTGGATGGTAAATGGATGGATGTCAGTATTGACATAATAAGTCATCCAATTGGAAATTCCTGCACCCACACTGATCGCTTTGAATCTATCGGTATTGGTAGTCAGGAAAGCAGAAATATAACCTCCCTGACTCCATCCCATTACTCCGATTTTATCGGTATCAATCATCCCTTTGGCACTTAAAAAATCAACCCCTGTCATCACATCCCAAGCATCCCCTACGCCAAGATTTTCTACATTCAAGGATCTGAAAGCTTCTCCATACCCTGCAGATCCCCTATAGTTTGGTCTGAGGACCAAAGCGCCTTTATTCAGCCACTGAACAACGGGGTAGACGTAGGCAGGAACAGGCTGAGGGGTATCTATTCCTGTAGGACCTCCATGAATCACTACCATCAATGGATATTTTTTGGCCGGATCGTAGTCCTCGGGTTTGTGTAAAACCCCTTCTATCAGCGTACCATCAATACTTCTCCATATCACT
This window of the Aquiflexum balticum DSM 16537 genome carries:
- a CDS encoding universal stress protein; translation: MFKKIALAIAFSPRLEALICEAKRIKDIFSAELLLIHVGEKSPELENNLQQLLTKHGLNESQIKTIWQKGNPANKIIQTCTEENVDFLVAGALKTEGFFKYYIGSIARKIIRKAKCSVLILVDPLEEPTPFQRVVINGTQQDQTPFVIEKGLDWCKYDQAKQVFIVNEIKMYGFQMATAGEGGEEEISNTRRKLVAEEVAYVENILNKLDKGDLKVSIKITCGKWGVELARFATDTKADLLIVGDEGKLGFLDRLFPHDLEDILSDLPCNLLILKNL
- a CDS encoding M14 family metallopeptidase translates to MNKMFLSVVAGVGMLFSVQSTSLAQSDYPTLSQVAQRLQAISGSGSSAKLSSLTKTEGGKDIWVVKIGKGDLDNKPAIAVVGGAEGFHVLSVELAVQFAERLVKDHSDALDNNTFYVFPNMSPDAYEQYHAALKYERRGNAAKVDHDRDGKISEDGYEDLNKDGLITMMRVESPMGDYKTYDKDERVMVKADVAKGQKGSYLLYPESKDNDKDGNFGEDLVEGIAFNKSLTYKFPIFTPLAGDFAVSQVESRAMLDYLFEQWNIFAIVTFSPANNLTSPLKYNAGDAKKRVITSMLEKDVAINGMVSGMYNESVSQKAFNQSNQGTGGDFFQWAYFHFGRLSFSTPGWWIPEVKGEDGKSESNAEANFLAYAAQEGINNAFVPWTTVNHPDFPNQKVEVGGIRPFVMYNPPFDKVNEIAQEHTDFILKLAAISPKLEFHNVNTEKLGNGLTRITADLFNNSALPTHSEMGEKSRWLRKIRVDINRDAKDLISGDKIKLINNLGAYEKTTLTWIVKGSGAVDIKAGAAHTGIATLNVKL
- a CDS encoding M14 family metallopeptidase: MKIKNWIYTAALGVAISFLGIQETEAQVAQERYFRAIGTPHNPKVQVSWNRYHTNLALEEIMKDMAKKHPNLVKLQSIGKSFQGNDIWVLTITDFNVGKENEKPAMWIDGNIHSNEIQGTEFTLYAAWYLSEMYGELEFITELLKDKTFYIAPTINPDAHDYFIKEANNLNSPRSGMMILDNDGDGIAGEDPFDDLNGDGHITFMIRKSPTGRYVKDQMDPRKLIPVAADQKGEYEMLGYEGIDRDGDGVVNDDGIGYYDPNRDWGWNWQPDYVQRGALRYPFSVPENRAVVEFVLNHPNIAGAQSYHNYGGMILRGPGAEEDLGTYNQTDIRIYDAIAKKGEEFMPGYKYLVVYKDLYSVFGGQLDWFYGGRGIFTYSNELMTSYLYFHQNAGRGNQDEQMKVDQYLTFGDAFVNWEEYDHPQYGKIEVGGFKKNFGRLHPGFLMEQDAHRNSAFTILHAYHTPKLSVSEVNEKDLGGGLKEITATIYNERLIPTHSSQDLKYKIERPDYVSISGAKVLAGFVVENEDFNKLSEQKVNPEKISVANIPGMGAVKVRWVVTGGNNYSINVDSAKGGKASWKK
- a CDS encoding IS1634 family transposase encodes the protein MFVRKKPNKSGLVSVQVIDKSQGKYKVLKTIGSSKDTLEIERLVAEGKSYAQKQMGLQEIDFTDHRRIFTDVLSSISSHKLVGIQYVLGKIFDDIGFTQINEELFKDLVLYRLVYPKSKLKTTEYLYRYEQKSYSEDDIYRFMDRLHSRYKDLVQKISFEHTLQVLDGGIHAVFYDVTTIYFEIEKEDDIRKPGFSKDGKHKHPQIVLGLLVSKDAYPLAYDIFEGNKYEGDTFLPILEGFRMKYNFEKLTVVADAGLLSNKNVQELVEKGYEFILGARIKNEKESVKKEILGLDFEKDQSRAIKKEGMTLVVTYSQDRAKKDRYNRERGVKRLEMQLKSGKLTKSSINNKGYNKFLRMEGEVALALDQEKVDMDAKWDGLKGYLTNSTMTKEEVLENYRHLWQIEKAFRVAKNELKIRPVFHHKRERIEAHICLNFTAYKVYKELDRILKSKKAGLSPEKAIEIIQNIHEIGLVTPNKEVIKKTIILTEEQKSVQEIFGF